One Helianthus annuus cultivar XRQ/B chromosome 7, HanXRQr2.0-SUNRISE, whole genome shotgun sequence genomic region harbors:
- the LOC110869200 gene encoding pentatricopeptide repeat-containing protein At4g25270, chloroplastic, protein MAIGMHYQLINTFCLNKDTNKKPNRKQQTQFTQLSFPKSSPTQLLLTHQNPSTQTKLEALYNVVQDLETSVKNGINIDDPRIFSSLLETCYRLQAIELGIRIHRVIPTKLLRRNAGVSSKLLRLYASNGYMEDAHQVFDVMYVRNSSAFVWNSLISGYSEMGLYDDALALYFQMIEEGVEPDGFTFPRVLKACGGMGLIRVGQEVHREIIRRGYANDRFVLNGLVGMYAKCGDIMMARKMFDKIVLKDIVSWNSMLAGFVKHDMLFDALVTFRQMMLDGFEPDAVSISTILTPGLPEKLVAEIHAWVIRKGTEWNLPIANSLIYVYSNNGRLDRARQVFDQMPERDLVSWNSIISVHNKHPNALMYFQLMLSANMSPDTITFVSVLTACAHLRLVKEGERLFSTMTDKYGINPSMEHYACLVNLYGRAGLIVEAYKVITDKMKLKAGPTVWGALLHACYVHGNVEIGEIAAENLFELEPDNNHNFKLLMQIYGEAGRVEDVERVRTMMVSRGFDL, encoded by the exons ATGGCTATTGGCATGCACTATCAACTCATCAACACTTTCTGTTTGAATAAAGACACAAACAAGAAACCAAATCGAAAACAACAAACTCAATTCACACAACTCTCCTTCCCCAAATCATCTCCAACCCAGCTTCTTCTTACACACCAAAACCCTTCAACACAGACCAAACTTGAAGCACTTTACAACGTTGTACAAGACCTCGAAACCTCTGTAAAAAACGGCATAAACATCGATGATCCCC gtaTATTCTCTTCACTTCTTGAAACCTGCTATCGGTTACAAGCAATCGAACTCGGTATCCGGATCCATAGAGTAATACCCACCAAACTTTTACGTAGAAACGCGGGTGTTTCTTCAAAACTGCTTAGATTATATGCGTCAAACGGGTATATGGAGGATGCACACCAGGTGTTTGACGTAATGTATGTGAGAAACTCTTCTGCTTTTGTTTGGAATTCGCTTATATCCGGTTATTCCGAAATGGGTTTGTATGATGATGCATTGGCATTGTATTTCCAAATGATTGAAGAGGGTGTAGAGCCCGACGGGTTCACGTTTCCGCGTGTGCTTAAAGCGTGTGGTGGCATGGGTTTGATTCGTGTCGGTCAGGAAGTTCATCGTGAGATAATTCGACGAGGGTATGCGAATGATCGGTTTGTGCTTAATGGGTTGGTTGGTATGTACGCGAAGTGTGGTGACATTATGATGGCGcgtaaaatgtttgataaaattgtTTTAAAAGATATAGTTTCGTGGAATTCGATGCTTGCTGGTTTTGTTAAACACGATATGTTATTCGACGCGTTGGTGACTTTTCGACAAATGATGTTAGACGGGTTTGAGCCAGACGCGGTTTCTATTTCCACAATTCTTACACCCGGGCTGCCCGAAAAACTTGTGGCGGAGATTCACGCATGGGTTATTCGTAAAGGAACCGAATGGAATTTACCGATTGCGAATTCGCTTATTTACGTTTACTCGAATAATGGCAGGTTGGACAGAGCAAGACAGGTGTTCGATCAAATGCCTGAGAGAGATTTGGTTTCGTGGAACAGCATTATATCAGTGCACAACAAACACCCGAATGCCCTTATGTACTTCCAGCTTATGTTGAGCGCGAACATGTCCCCCGACACGATTACATTCGTTTCGGTATTAACAGCGTGTGCTCATTTGAGATTGGTAAAAGAGGGTGAAAGATTGTTTTCTACGATGACGGATAAATATGGAATAAATCCAAGTATGGAACACTATGCATGTCTGGTGAATCTTTATGGTCGAGCCGGATTGATAGTCGAAGCTTACAAAGTGATCACGGATAAAATGAAACTCAAAGCTGGTCCGACAGTTTGGGGAGCGTTATTACATGCTTGTTATGTTCACGGGAATGTAGAAATCGGGGAAATTGCTGCGGAGAATCTGTTCGAGTTGGAGCCTGATAACAACCATAATTTCAAGCTTTTGATGCAGATTTATGGTGAAGCGGGTCGTGTGGAAGATGTGGAAAGAGTTAGAACAATGATGGTGAGCCGAGGATTCGACTTGTAA
- the LOC110869201 gene encoding pectinesterase 2, translating to MAMNISFFILLITIFISAFFSSALPNDANWWCEKTPNPEPCKHFMSNKSHKFGHIMGKSDFRKAALELAMERALNAESHTKWLGQKCRNKRERAAWADCLKLYESTILQLNQTLDPTTKCTTFDAQTWLSTALTNLETCRAGFVEVNASDYMLPLMNNNVTKLISNTLAINNGSGTPVESYKDGFPKWFGPGDRKLLQTSAPRANIVVAQDGSGNYRTIKAAIDAAAKRSGSGRFVIYIKRGVYRENIEIGNKMKNIMLVGDGMKYTIITGSRSIGGGSTTFDSATVIVIGSGFIARGITFRNTAGPQNHQAVALRSGSDLSVFYRCGFEGYQDTLYVHSQRQFYKECYIYGTVDFIFGNAAVVFQNCMIYGRRPMTSQKITITAQGRTDSNQNTGISIQNSRIMAASDLKPVLGSFKTFLGRPWKQYSRTVFLKNYMDSLVDPAGWLEWDGNFALNTLYYGEYMNTGPGSSTSRRVKWRGYRVITSSNEASRFTVANFIAAQSWLPNTGVPFLVGL from the exons ATGGCCATGAACATCTCATTTTTCATACTCCTGATCACCATCTTCATTTCAGCATTCTTTTCCTCAGCCTTACCGAACGACGCGAACTGGTGGTGCGAAAAAACGCCTAACCCCGAGCCATGCAAGCATTTCATGAGCAACAAGTCCCACAAATTCGGTCACATTATGGGCAAATCTGATTTTCGAAAGGCAGCTTTGGAACTAGCCATGGAAAGGGCACTTAACGCCGAGAGCCACACCAAATGGCTAGGTCAAAAGTGTCGTAACAAGCGCGAAAGGGCTGCATGGGCTGATTGTTTGAAGCTATATGAAAGCACCATTTTGCAACTAAACCAAACCCTAGACCCAACCACCAAGTGCACCACTTTTGATGCGCAAACGTGGCTTAGTACCGCGTTGACTAACCTCGAGACTTGTCGCGCTGGGTTCGTGGAGGTTAATGCTTCCGACTACATGTTGCCACTCATGAATAATAACGTGACTAAGCTTATTAGTAACACTTTAGCTATCAACAATGGTTCAGGGACGCCCGTCGAGAGTTATAAAGATGGGTTTCCGAAGTGGTTTGGGCCCGGCGATAGAAAGCTTTTGCAGACTTCAGCTCCTAGGGCAAATATTGTCGTGGCTCAGGATGGTTCAGGGAACTATAGGACGATTAAGGCCGCGATTGATGCCGCGGCGAAGAGAAGTGGGAGTGGGAGGTTTGTTATTTATATAAAGAGGGGGGTTTATAGAGAGAATATTGAGATTGGGAACAAAATGAAGAATATAATGCTTGTTGGTGATGGGATGAAGTACACCATCATCACCGGTAGCCGGAGCATTGGAGGCGGCTCCACGACGTTTGACTCCGCCACCGTCA TTGTAATCGGGTCCGGATTCATTGCGCGTGGCATAACCTTCCGCAACACCGCGGGCCCACAGAACCACCAAGCCGTGGCTCTACGGTCCGGGTCCGACTTATCGGTCTTCTACCGTTGCGGTTTCGAAGGATACCAAGACACCCTCTACGTCCACTCGCAACGACAATTCTACAAAGAATGCTACATTTACGGGACTGTCGATTTCATCTTCGGCAACGCGGCGGTAGTTTTCCAAAACTGCATGATCTACGGAAGACGGCCCATGACTTCCCAAAAGATCACCATCACGGCCCAAGGCCGAACCGACTCGAACCAAAACACCGGGATCTCTATTCAGAATTCTCGGATCATGGCTGCATCCGACTTAAAACCGGTATTGGGCTCATTTAAAACCTTCTTGGGCCGGCCCTGGAAGCAATATTCTCGAACGGtttttttgaaaaattatatGGATAGTTTGGTGGACCCGGCTGGATGGTTAGAATGGGATGGGAACTTTGCTCTTAATACTTTGTATTATGGAGAATATATGAACACTGGACCGGGTTCTTCGACTAGCCGGAGAGTCAAGTGGCGTGGGTATCGGGTTATCACTAGCTCGAATGAGGCTTCGAGGTTTACCGTTGCGAATTTCATCGCGGCCCAGTCGTGGTTGCCGAACACCGGTGTGCCATTTCTTGTTGGACTTTAA